Proteins encoded within one genomic window of Nitrospina gracilis 3/211:
- a CDS encoding MBL fold metallo-hydrolase: MAKPADLQDEASRQKYVSTLPEHVRGCFGGNSACVQLEVGGKNLVFDCGSGLRELGHHYMQREFEKGQGEVHIFLSHTHWDHIMGLPFFVPLFTKGNRIRFYGVHKDIKERLMNQQDPRYFPVAFSSFTADVEVLTLNGEKNIVFGEEADPVIVTWKEMDHPGMSFSYRVEYRGKSVVYATDAEYKKLSPDDLKPTIDFFREADLLIFDSQYTFIEGVEKEDWGHSSTFIGVDIALEAGVRNLAFYHHEPTYSDFKLVNILDKTRKYLAAIGGDTTLNCFLAREGKTFDLLAE, from the coding sequence ATGGCTAAACCCGCAGATTTGCAGGACGAAGCCAGTCGGCAGAAATACGTCAGTACGCTTCCAGAGCATGTCCGCGGTTGTTTTGGTGGCAACTCGGCCTGCGTGCAACTGGAAGTGGGGGGCAAGAATCTGGTTTTCGACTGCGGTTCGGGGTTGCGGGAGCTTGGGCATCACTATATGCAACGGGAATTTGAAAAGGGGCAGGGGGAAGTCCACATTTTCCTGTCGCACACCCATTGGGACCACATCATGGGACTGCCGTTTTTCGTGCCGCTGTTCACCAAGGGCAACCGCATCCGATTTTACGGGGTTCATAAGGATATCAAAGAACGTCTCATGAACCAGCAGGATCCCCGTTATTTCCCGGTGGCCTTCAGTTCCTTCACGGCCGATGTTGAAGTGCTCACCCTGAATGGAGAAAAGAATATCGTGTTCGGGGAGGAGGCCGATCCGGTCATTGTCACCTGGAAGGAGATGGATCACCCCGGGATGAGTTTCTCCTATCGGGTGGAATACCGCGGCAAGTCAGTTGTGTATGCTACGGATGCCGAATACAAGAAGCTGTCGCCGGATGATCTCAAACCCACCATCGACTTTTTCCGCGAGGCGGACCTGTTGATTTTCGATTCCCAATACACTTTCATCGAAGGGGTTGAGAAGGAAGACTGGGGACACAGCTCGACGTTCATCGGCGTGGACATCGCGCTGGAGGCAGGGGTGCGAAACCTGGCTTTCTACCATCACGAACCCACCTACAGCGATTTCAAGCTGGTCAACATCCTCGACAAAACCCGCAAGTACCTGGCTGCCATCGGTGGTGACACCACTCTGAACTGCTTTCTGGCCCGCGAAGGAAAAACCTTCGACCTCCTTGCGGAATGA
- a CDS encoding HDOD domain-containing protein: MREHILEIIQEKKNIPPLPDILHRLEAKIGSPKSQVSDIAILIETEPILSGRLIQLSNSVFFGGTGCKVEKLPDAIIRLGLKMILDLAYTLELPKLFLRESALNQKKFWQHSLAVAILARLLAENLKPLNCDPDPCYLSGLMHDIGIMVFSFVIPKEYGQFLKEVRGINQPLHVLEQKRFGIAHPELGAEFIRKWWPIPSNVVLAVEKHFLQVSEKGKKFPTLLSVIMANDVANHFGMDHNISAYKEELDRGFLQSYGLTPAMLDEMIDKTRDSLHMAQEVLYK; encoded by the coding sequence ATGCGGGAACACATTCTGGAAATCATCCAGGAGAAGAAGAACATACCGCCTTTGCCGGACATTTTGCACCGTCTGGAAGCCAAAATTGGCAGTCCCAAAAGCCAGGTCAGCGACATCGCCATTTTGATAGAAACCGAACCTATCCTGTCCGGCCGACTGATCCAGCTTTCCAACAGCGTGTTTTTTGGCGGCACCGGCTGCAAGGTGGAGAAGTTGCCCGACGCCATAATCCGGTTGGGTCTGAAAATGATCCTGGACCTCGCCTACACGCTGGAGTTGCCCAAGCTGTTTTTACGCGAAAGTGCGTTGAATCAGAAAAAGTTCTGGCAGCATTCGCTGGCCGTGGCCATCCTCGCGCGCCTTCTGGCCGAAAACCTGAAGCCACTGAATTGCGATCCGGACCCCTGTTACCTTTCCGGCCTGATGCACGACATCGGCATTATGGTGTTCAGTTTTGTGATTCCAAAGGAATACGGACAGTTTTTGAAAGAGGTGCGCGGCATCAACCAACCCTTGCACGTACTGGAGCAGAAGCGGTTCGGCATCGCCCATCCGGAACTGGGAGCGGAGTTTATCAGGAAATGGTGGCCGATCCCTTCCAATGTGGTGCTGGCTGTGGAAAAGCATTTTCTGCAGGTGTCAGAAAAAGGAAAAAAGTTTCCCACCCTGCTCAGTGTCATCATGGCCAACGACGTCGCCAACCATTTTGGCATGGACCACAATATTTCTGCTTACAAGGAGGAATTGGATCGCGGTTTCCTGCAATCCTACGGATTGACCCCCGCCATGCTGGATGAAATGATCGATAAAACCCGCGACAGCCTGCATATGGCGCAGGAAGTGCTTTATAAATGA
- a CDS encoding septal ring lytic transglycosylase RlpA family protein yields the protein MESRQRFSLTCKGLFILWVLAIASACTHDLTPAMGHGHGALSPALKRTDNLNSKRMPTKPVSHESPTLDETMPYDVEGKVYQPLDRADGFSEEGVASWYGHPFHGQATSNKEVYNMNALTAAHKTLPFHSRVRVTNLENGKEVTVRINDRGPFVGDRVIDLSFKAAQLLGMADQGTARVRVTVLESGTARKPEVTLASGPGTVFYSIQLGLFENRNSAEQLSRQYDGEVRPVDRDGQTWYQVIAGHAPDYENAILLREKLRGQGREDAFIIRNWRPSSAALNNRLP from the coding sequence ATGGAAAGCCGACAACGCTTCTCACTAACCTGTAAAGGCCTGTTTATATTATGGGTACTGGCGATCGCCTCCGCCTGCACGCATGACCTGACCCCCGCCATGGGGCACGGGCATGGGGCACTGAGCCCCGCACTGAAACGAACGGACAACCTCAATTCCAAACGCATGCCAACCAAACCCGTTTCTCATGAATCCCCCACGCTGGATGAAACCATGCCTTATGATGTGGAGGGCAAGGTGTATCAGCCGCTGGACCGGGCTGACGGGTTTTCCGAGGAGGGGGTCGCTTCCTGGTACGGGCACCCGTTTCATGGGCAGGCAACCTCCAATAAAGAAGTGTATAATATGAATGCCCTGACGGCGGCACACAAAACCCTGCCGTTTCATTCCCGTGTCCGGGTGACCAATCTGGAAAATGGAAAAGAGGTGACTGTCCGCATCAATGATCGGGGCCCTTTTGTGGGGGACCGGGTCATCGACCTCAGTTTCAAGGCGGCGCAACTGCTGGGTATGGCCGACCAAGGGACCGCAAGGGTGCGCGTGACGGTGCTGGAATCCGGAACCGCCCGGAAACCCGAAGTCACCCTGGCCAGCGGACCGGGCACTGTTTTCTACAGCATTCAACTGGGCCTCTTTGAAAACCGCAACTCGGCGGAGCAGCTCTCGCGGCAATACGATGGCGAAGTGCGTCCGGTGGACCGCGATGGCCAAACCTGGTACCAGGTGATTGCAGGCCATGCCCCCGATTACGAGAACGCCATCCTCCTGAGAGAAAAACTCCGTGGACAAGGGCGGGAAGATGCTTTTATTATAAGGAACTGGCGGCCCTCTTCGGCCGCGCTCAATAACCGACTCCCCTGA
- a CDS encoding GreA/GreB family elongation factor encodes MRLPIIDKLEKDLMESKRELEVDIPKALKVATDMGDLSENAEYKAAKERQMFLESRVSQLQKRISDIVSIDINRIPKDRSGLGSTLLLKDLDSGEEKTFNLVFPEEVNPEEGRISLASPLGKALLGKTEGDDVELNFNGKQQEFEVLQVTTIHDSMNNSGHGS; translated from the coding sequence ATGCGACTTCCGATCATCGACAAACTCGAAAAAGATTTAATGGAGAGCAAACGGGAACTGGAAGTGGACATTCCCAAAGCGCTCAAAGTGGCCACCGACATGGGTGACCTCAGTGAAAACGCCGAATACAAAGCCGCCAAGGAGCGGCAGATGTTTCTGGAATCCCGTGTCTCGCAATTGCAAAAACGCATCAGCGACATCGTGTCCATCGACATCAACCGCATTCCCAAGGATCGCTCCGGTCTGGGAAGCACCCTGCTCCTGAAGGACCTTGATTCCGGAGAGGAAAAAACCTTCAACCTCGTTTTTCCTGAAGAAGTGAATCCGGAGGAAGGCAGGATTTCCCTCGCCTCGCCGCTGGGCAAGGCACTATTGGGAAAAACCGAAGGCGACGACGTGGAATTGAACTTTAATGGCAAGCAACAGGAATTCGAGGTTTTACAGGTTACCACCATTCACGACAGCATGAACAATTCAGGGCATGGATCCTGA